Below is a window of Ruegeria sp. THAF33 DNA.
GTCAATCAATTGATGCGCACGGAAGGTGTTATACATCCGCATGTCATCGGCGTAATTGAACGTGAACCCCAGTGCCGCGCCCATCTCTGTCAGGCGGGCTCGTGCCTTGATCGACCCTTCCAGCGTCGTCCCGTATTTCGATGCCAAGTGGTCGCGCAGGTTCTTACCACCCTCGGCCATCTGTGGATTCAACTCGAATGGATGCCAATGGATATCCAGTTCGGTCTGAGTGTCGCGCGCGGCTTTGGCAAGTTGGTGATAGCCGATCACACACCAAGGACAAACAACGTCTGACACGATATCGACGCGAATAGGCAGAGCAGCTTGCACGGCTCAGGTTCCTCTCACGTCGCCGGAAAAACGCGCCGCGTTTTCCTTGGCAAAGGCGCTGGCATCTGCGTCAGCATCCCAGAACTGTGGGTTAGCCTTGGGGATGGTTAGCGCTCGCTGGACGGCAGGTCGCGCATCCATACGGTCGAACCAGGCGTTCAGATGCGGTAGGTCCGACACATCCACCCGTGCCCAGACATAAGCACGCGCCCACGGGTACAGCATCATGTCGGCAATGGTGTATTCGTCCGCTGCGATCCAGTCCCGCCCGTCCAGACGCGTATTCATCACCTCCATCAACCGGCGGCTTTCTTCCACGTAGCGACGGATTGAAAAGGGCTCTTCATGGCCATTAGGCGCAGCGATGTGCTGGAAATACATCGCTTGTCCCATCATCGGCCCGACGTGACCGACCTGAAAAAGCATCCACTGCATTACCTCGGACCGCTTGGCCGGGTCCGAAGGCAGGAATTTTCCGTATTTCTCGGCCAGATGCCACAGGATCGCGCCGGATTCGAAGATCGCGCGGCCTTCCGAACGGTCCTCAATCGTTGGGATCTTTCCGTTCGGATTAAGCGCTAAATAGTCTGGCGCCTTCTGCTCGTGTTTGGAAAAGTTGATATGGGTCAGGTCGTAGGCGATACCTGCCTCTTCCAGAAAAATGACCGGTTTGTAGCCGTTCATCGTGCCTGCGGTATACAGGTGAATATCAGGCTGGGACATGTTCAACCTCGGCAAATGTGGTTTTCAGATGTGCGTCAAATCGAGCAAAATCGGCCTCGATTTCCGGGTTCTTCATAACATCGAATGCAGCAAAAGTCGTAAGGGGCTGCATGGCAAAGAACTTTGCGTTCAGGTGCATTGGCGCTAGCAGGTCGTCGACGCTGGCACCCGCAAAGAAAGGCTCGGACTCGTCATCGAATGCTTCTTTCGGGGCGTTGAAGGTAACTGACAGCATGTATTTCTTACCGTTTAGCGTGCCGCCGGTACCGTAATTGACTTTGGGCGCGTCGGTCGTTCGGCCGTCACCTGCACACAAGCGGCCGTCCATACCGGTCGTGTACACCTCATCGATGTATTTCTTGAAAACCCAAGGAACGCCCATCCAGTTCACCGGGAACTGCATGATGACTGTATCGGCCCACAGGTGCGCGTCGACCTCTGCATTCGCGTCATATCCATCAGCGACAGTGGTCACGCGCACGTCGTGCCCCATTGCTGCCAGCGTATTCCGCGCACGTTCAACGAGGCTTGCATTCAACTGTCCGGGGGCGAATTCGTAGGGCTGGGTGCCGTTCACGATCAGGATTTTGCTCATGTCCATATCCATATGTGCAGTTTCTGAACCCTTGACTTTCGCCGGGTTCAGAAAGCATTTGAGAGTGTAGGTATGAGAAATCAACCAGTATACTTTTGGTAACCTGGCTATCTGAGCGGAAGGATGACAATGCGAGCGCGGATTGAAGAGGACGCCAAAGGCCGTCGACAGGTCTCGGAGGCCTGTCTGGAGCCATGCGCAATCGAAAGAGGTATGCGGATCATTGGCGGAAAATGGACCGGATCGATTTTGTGGCACCTCAAAGATGGCCCCGTGCGTTTTAACGATCTATCGCGTATGATCGGTGGGGCTAGTAAGAAGATGATCGCTGAGAGATTACGCCAACTTGAGGAGCAGGGTTTGGTTGCAAGACAAGTGATGGATACTTCCCCTGTTTCGGTTCAATATTCCATCACCGAGTTTGGCAGCACAGCCCTTGGATTCCTCGATAAGCTAAGAAAGTGGAGTGAAGAGCTGCCTAACGATTTATAGCGATGACTTTTATATGCTTGCTCTTACCTTAAAGCTTAAGTTTTTAATGACCCCGCAACAAACTTGTAATTTCTTCAACACTGCAAATGAAGGGGCTTGGCGACGCAGAACAGAATTCCGCGAGACTGTTGTTTATGAAAGCTATTTGCGCGAGTTTTGACAAGAAATGATCGAAATATACCAAAGCGAAGCTTTGGTGCAGCAGTGTGTTTTGGAACGACTTTCTACGGGGCCGTTCAATGACATTTGAACTGACACGTGCCGTAACAGCCGGCCCGCAGACTGCTAGTTCTGCCAAATCGAGTTCTCGCATCCGCAGCGAACGGCTGCTTTGTTCGCAAAGCTGTCATTCGAGGTATTGTGTCAAACGTCCAAATCGAGCCCAAAGAGGCCACTCGCTCAAACTTGGCTGGGTGCCGATAATTGTCCCATAACCGTCTATTTGACTGATTGGTTGCCAGAATCGCAGTCTTAGGTGATCCTTCAAGAAATCGAAG
It encodes the following:
- a CDS encoding glutathione S-transferase family protein; translation: MSQPDIHLYTAGTMNGYKPVIFLEEAGIAYDLTHINFSKHEQKAPDYLALNPNGKIPTIEDRSEGRAIFESGAILWHLAEKYGKFLPSDPAKRSEVMQWMLFQVGHVGPMMGQAMYFQHIAAPNGHEEPFSIRRYVEESRRLMEVMNTRLDGRDWIAADEYTIADMMLYPWARAYVWARVDVSDLPHLNAWFDRMDARPAVQRALTIPKANPQFWDADADASAFAKENAARFSGDVRGT
- a CDS encoding helix-turn-helix domain-containing protein; the protein is MRIIGGKWTGSILWHLKDGPVRFNDLSRMIGGASKKMIAERLRQLEEQGLVARQVMDTSPVSVQYSITEFGSTALGFLDKLRKWSEELPNDL
- a CDS encoding DsbA family oxidoreductase, with protein sequence MQAALPIRVDIVSDVVCPWCVIGYHQLAKAARDTQTELDIHWHPFELNPQMAEGGKNLRDHLASKYGTTLEGSIKARARLTEMGAALGFTFNYADDMRMYNTFRAHQLIDWAAEPGNGHEMKQALFSAFFTRRENVSDIQVLADAAAGIGLNRADALDMLQSQDRANHVRQKEQFWISRGVQGVPAMVFDKRHLVTGAQGEENYARILLHLRDDRAA
- a CDS encoding NAD(P)H-dependent oxidoreductase, yielding MSKILIVNGTQPYEFAPGQLNASLVERARNTLAAMGHDVRVTTVADGYDANAEVDAHLWADTVIMQFPVNWMGVPWVFKKYIDEVYTTGMDGRLCAGDGRTTDAPKVNYGTGGTLNGKKYMLSVTFNAPKEAFDDESEPFFAGASVDDLLAPMHLNAKFFAMQPLTTFAAFDVMKNPEIEADFARFDAHLKTTFAEVEHVPA